The Subtercola sp. PAMC28395 genome segment TCCCAGAGTTTGTAGACCACCTCGATGAAATCGTCTGCGCGGGCGTACCGGTCGCCGTGGTCTGGTAGCCCGCCGAACCCGAGGTTTCGGCCGGCCCCGGGGAGGAACGTGGTGACGATGTTCCAGGAGATCCGCCCGCGCGTGAGGTGGTCGAGGGTCGACATCTTGCGCGCGAATGAATACGGTGGCTCCTGCAGGATGTTCTGCGTCAGCACAAACCCGAGGTCTCTCGTGGCATAGGCCAGAGCGGGAATGAGTTCGCCCGGGTCGTTGATCGGGAACTGCATCCCGCTGAAGACTGCGGCATCGCGCGACGATCCGAAGGTGTCATACGGAGCGAGCACATCGGCGAAAAACAGCGTGTCGAAGTGCCCGCGTTCCAGCAGCTGGGCGATATCGACCCAGTAGTCGATGTTGTTGTACTCGAGTTGCCGACTTCCCGGCCAGGCCCACATTCCCTGGTCATGGTGCGACGCCGCGAACATGTTGAAAGCATTGAAGATCATGCGTGGCCGTTGTGGAGGCATCGCTCAGTTGCTTTCGACGTCAGTCACACCGAATACAGCTCTGCCTATCTCGCCCGCGAGCACCTCGGTCGAGTACGCCATCAACTGGCCCGCCTGGGCATCACGCAGGTGCCGCTGGATCGGCGAGGTCTTCAGGAATCCGGATGCCCCACCCACCCTCACGCCGAGCTGGGCCACCTCGACCGCGATCTTGTTCGCGAGGTATTTCGCTCGCGAGAGGTTACCGAAGAAGGCCGGCACGCCCTGGTCTGCCTGCCACAGGGTCTGCCGGATGAACGCCCGCACCGATTCGAGCCGGCTCTGCACTTCGGCCACCTCGAACTGCAGCCACTGCTGGTGGCTGAGCGGCTTGCCGAGAATCATGCGGTTCGTCGCATGCTGGATGATCGCCCCCAGCGCCGCGTCGGCGATGCCCAGCGAGATCATCGGCAGCCCGGCAGGAATCACGGCGAAATCAGTGAACAGTGGAGCGCGCCCACGCTGGCTCACTCTCAGCACCGTGTTGTTGAACGAGAGCAGCTGGCTTCGCGTGGCCCGGAGCCCGAGCGTGTCCCAGATCGGGATGATCGTGACCGACTCATCCGGGGCCACACCGAAGAACGTGGGCTCGCCGTCGACCAGCGCGTTGACGAGCAGGTAGTCCGCGATCTCGCTTCCTGACACGAATCGCTTGGCCCCATCGAGTGCCCAGCCGCCGTCGACCGGGAGCGCTTCCTGCTGTGGATTCAGGAACTTGTTGCCGCTGGTCGGTTCTGAGAGAGCATTCGAGAATCGCTTGCCTGAACGCAGCTCGTCGGCATAGAACGCACCGAGCGTCTCCTGGGTCAGTTGCGCGAGACTCACGCCTGCCCCCGAATGCATAGTGAAGATCGTGCCAGTGGACGGGTCAGCTTCGCAGATCATCCGCACGATCTCGCCGAAGGCCTGGTAGCTCAGCCCTCGACCGCCGAGATTCTTCGGAAGAACTGCCTCGGAGAGACCTGCGTCGTGAAGCGCCTTCAGATTGTCGACCGCGATTTCGGCCTTGTCGTCATACTCGGCTGCCGTGGTGGCGAAGCCGGCGCACAAAGCTCCTACTGCGTCGATGAGGTCGTTCTCCCACGAGGCAACGGCAAAGGGTGTCTCAGCGAGGGCGATCGTGGGGCTGAGTGCGGGCTGGTTGTCGGAACTTGGCACAGTCCGATCATCCGGGGTGATGTGACGCGCTTCTTTTCCATTTCGTGGCCAGCGTGTAAACACCGGCCGGATTCGGACCGCCCGCTTGCGGTGGGGCCAAGCCCGCTAGAAGAGCGTTTCAGCTGAAGCGTCGGCGGGCGCGGATACTGGCTCTGTCACCGGAGCGAGGCCGCCGGGAAAGCCCGGCCCGCTGTCTGGAGTGCGCCCACGAGCGAAGGCTTCGGCGGCGCCGCGGGCGCGGACATCTGCCGCCTCGTTCAGCTCGTGCCCGACGTGGCCCTTGACCCATTCGAATCGGTAACGGCGCCCGACGATGGCGTCGTCGATCTCTTTGATGAGATCGAGATTCATGACCGGTTTGCCGTCACCCTTGCGCCATCCCTTGCGCTTCCAGCCGGGCATCCACTTCGTCACTGTGTTGATGACGTACTGGCTGTCGCACAGGATGTGAAGGTCGTCGTCGACGTGCGCGGTCGCCCGGAAGAGTTCGAGAACGGCCTTGAGCTCACCCATATTGTTCGTTCCGTGTGGCCAGCCGCCAGCGCCCCAGGTGTTCTCGTCGATGTACCAGGCCCAACCTGCCGGACCTGGATTTCCTAGCGCTGAGCCGTCAGCAGAAGCGGTGATAGTCATCTGATCAAGGGTACCCGTCGAAGGAATGCGGTCGGTGACCTGTGAAGAGGCACAAGAGGCAGGCGCTGTAGTGGAGACCCAGAATAGGCAGGCGCGGAAGAGGAGGCGCAGAAGCGGAGGCGCAGAAGCGGAGGCAGATGAGGAGGCGCAGAAGAAGAAAACGAAGGGGCACAGAAGAAGTGGCGGCGAAGAGGTAGACGATCTCTGGCGGAGTGCTCATGTCCGATGGAACGATCACCCCGCAGGTCGAGGTTAGAAAGGCGGATCGTCTGAGTTGTCTCGATGGTCTGAGTTGTCTCCATCAACTGTCGCGTTCGCGAAGCGGACGATGGGTTTGGCGAGTGGTGTGGGGTCGATGGTGTATTCGTATCCGGCGGGTGAGGTCCAGGTGATGGTTGGTGGTCGCCCGTTGGTGTTCGGGGTTTGCAGGATGGTCCATTCGGTGTGGTGTTTGACTTTGTGGTGCGAAGCACAGAGGGGGCTGAGGTTGTCGTAGCTGGTTTCACCGCCGTCGCCCCAGGCGATGGTGTGGTCAAGGTCTGCGGTGGTTGATGGTTCGCAGGGTGTCGGGAAGGTGCATTCGGTGTGGGTGAGCCGGATCAGCTCGTCAAGGTCGGTGGGGGGTTTGTATCGTTGCCGGCCGTAGCTGAGCACAGCACCGGTGGCGGGGTCGGTGAGGATCCGGGTGAACGAGTGTGCGTGGCGGGTGATGGTGAGGGCGGTGTGCCGGTCGATCGGCCCGAACCCCTCCAGGTTCGCTGGCCCAGACGACTGATCGGGGTCGGGATTCCCGTGGTGGTCGCGGCCCAGCAGTGTGAGGGCGGGGACGGTGACGTTCACGCGGGCCCGGATACCGGGGGCAACCCGTGGGGTGTGGGTGTCACCGTTGAGCATCAGGTCGGTCAGGACGTCGACTTTCAGTTGGCTGAGGGTGCGGGGGTCGCCGTTGTGTTTCGCGGACCTGGCCATGTCGGTGGCCCGGTTGTGGATGGCAGCAGCTTCGACGGCGGCGGTGTACAGGGTCAGGTACGCCATCCCGTCAGACCCGGGCTCCAGATACGTACGCCTCCCAGTGACGGCGTCGGTGTGGCGTTGGCTGTCGGTGCGGGGTTGCACTTCTTCCACACAGGCGCGGGCGATCTTGTCGAGGCGTTGCACGGTCACTTTCCGCGCCCAGGGCAGTACCGTCTTCTCGTACGCTCCGAGCGCTTCCCGGGGGAGCGGGTGCGAACGGTGAACGAGGGTTTCGGTGTGCCGGTACGACACCCGCCCGGCCGCCAACGCGTCACGGGTGGCGGTGAACGGGCCGGCGAGTCCTTCGCAGGTATCGACCAGCCGGCGCGCGTCAACCTCAGTGAGCTGCAGGGCGACGGCGAGCTCGAGGACGACTTGGCGTTGCACGATCTGGTCAGAGGACCACTGCGGGCCCCCGCCCCCGCTGCTGGCGAAACTGTCCTGGGTGTGAAGTGCGAACCCCGCCACCCGGGCCTCCTCGACCAGGAGAGCATGAGAGGCGTACGCCGCTGCGATCGCCCGATGCGACACGAGCACCGCAGCGACCGCCGCCGCAAAACGCTCCCGACGCAACGACGACGACGACCCCGACGACGCCGATCCTGATGAGGCAGATCCTGACGACGGCGATCCTGATGGGGCTTGTCCTGACGACAGTGATCCTGACGACGGCGATCCCGACGACGCCGGTCCTGATGAGGCTGGTCCTAACGACGGTGGTCCTGACGACGGTGGTCCTGACGAAGCCGATCCCGACGAAGGCGATCCCGACGACGCCGATCCTGATGAGGCAGGTCCTGGCGACGGCGATCCTGACGACGGTGATCGTGACGAGTCTGATCCTGGTGGAGTTGAACCTGACGCTGGTGACGTCGGTGACGGTGACGACGCAATATCAGCGGCAGGGTCATCGGTCACCGATCCTGCGGCCTCTGAGCCGCAGTAGTCGGGGCCGCTGAAGGTGGAACCAGCCAGGACGGGATCCACCTCGTCTTCAGTGAGTAATGCTCGTGTCATGTGAACAGTCAACCACCCACCCCCGACACCGATGGACCAAAACTCCTGATCAGTGGATAACTCGCACGAACGAACGCCTGTGGAGGAGAAGTCAAGTCTCCTGCCGTCAGCCGTCAGCCGTCTGCCGTCTGCCGTCTGCCGTCAGCCGTCAGCCCTCAGTCGTCGCTCTCGCCGAAGTCGGGCCGAACATCCCACGCGGTCTGCCGCCGCAACGCCGCGACCAGGGTCAGAGCCTCGAGCCGTGCCTGATCAGTGCTGACCGTGCTGTAGACGTCGATCGCCAGCGGTGGTGGCTCTCCGAGTTTCGGCAGCTCGACTTCGACCCACGCCTGATCGGCGAGTCGGATGACCGGCCGCCCCAGTTTTGCATTCTCGACGGGCGCATCGACGACCAGCGAGATCACTGCGAGGGTGTCGAGCTTCGAGATCGCCTGGTACAGGATGATCGTGGCGCAGTACTCCGCTACCTCGATGTCACTCCGGCGTGCATTGCGTCGAAACCACCACCTCATCGCCACGACAGCCGCTCGACTGAATCGACCCACTCGGAGAACGTCTGCTTGCCGTGATTGGCCGACGGGCTTGCGACCAGTGTGGAGTTGCGCAGGGCCCTGCCGAATCCGCCAGGCAGCGGGACCTCGAGAACGCGTGCGGTGCCGCCGATGGCTTGCGAATAGCGCCACACCATGTCTGCCATCCGGAGCACTTCGGGCCCAGCGAGGTCAGTGGCGAGGCCGTTCGGCCCCGACTCTGCGTGGAAGACGAGGCGTTCGGCAACCTCGCGCGCCGCGACCGGTTGCGAAATCATTGTCGGGATGACCGTGAAAGGGCCGATCGTCACCTGGCCGTAGATCTGCCGAGCGAATTCATGGAACTGGGTGGCCCGCAGAATGGTCCACGGCACTGCCGCCTCGGTCACCAGGCTTTCCTGCGCGGCCTTTCCTGCGTAGTACCCGAATGGTGCTCGGTCGCTGCCGACGATGGAGAGTGCGATGTGGTGGGTGACGCCCGCCTGCACTTCGGCGGCCAACAGGTGAGAGGTGACGAGAGTGAAGAATCGCTTCGATTCGTCGGCGGACTGTGTCGAGAGCGAAGTGACATCGATGACCGTCTGGCACCCCGAGAGCATTTCGGCGAGACCCAGCCCTGAGGTGAGGTCGACGCCGGCAGCGCGCGACAGGGCAAGGACCTCGTGACCGCGCTCATGAGCGACGGCCACAACGTGGCGCCCGACGGTGCCGGTCGCCCCAGCAACGGCGATCTTCATCGTGACTTCAACCCCTCATCGGCACGTGCACTTTCACTTTCACTTTCACTTGCACCTGTACTGGCACTTGCATCTGTACTGGCACTTGCACCGGTATCGGTACCGGTACTGGGTGCGGCATGGGGATCAACCGGCCGCCGGTCCCGCGGCAACAGTGAGACGACGATGTCGTACGAATTGCCGATCAGGTCTTCGACGAGGGTCTCGTCGATGTCTGGGGCAGGGTCGGGCCCTGCCGCCGGATGTTCAGGCTCGCCCGCAACAATCGAGATCCAGTGCTGTTTGTTCACGTGGTAGCCGGGGATGATGCTCTCGTAGCCTGCCACCAGCGACCGCGCATGGGGCGGGGCGCATTTGAGAGTGAGACAGGCAGGACGGTCACCGAGGTTGACCAGTGCGAAGACTTTGCCGACGACTTTGAAGACCTCTGTTCCCTCGCCGAAGGGCTGGCCGCGTGTTACTGCCGGGAAACTGCCGGCGACGCGAATCGCGAGTTCGGTGAGTGCCTCTCGTTCCATGAATCCAATGTAGGCGTCAGTCGCCGGAACTGCCTACGCCGTGATTGCTGCCCTAAGTTTTGTCGGCTGTGACGAGTGACAGCGGGGCGGTCACCGTTTCGAGCGACTTGCGTTCAGCATCCACGCCGAAGATGAGGGCGACCACGCCTCCGATGATCATGACCCCGGCACCGACGAAATACCCGATCGAGAGTGGACCACGGTCGCTGCCGTCGCCGACGAGGATTCCGTAGAGCAGTGGGGCGCCTGCCCCGGCAATCTGGCCGAGGGCGAAGAAGTACGAGATCGCCTGGCTGCGCAGTTCGAGCGGGAAGATCTCACTGACCGTGAGGTAGGCACTCGATGCGCCGGCGCTTGCGAAGAAGAACGACACGCACCAGAAGATCGTCTGGGTCGTTGCGTTCAGCACCCCGGCCTGGAACAGCACCGCGGAGACGGCAAGCACAACCCCGGCGAGGCCGTAGGTCAGGAAGATCATCTTGCGACGACCCCACACGTCGAACAGATGCCCGAGCAGGAGCGGCCCGAGAAGGTTGCCGATTGCAAAGGGGAAGAAGAAGTACTGGGTCGAACTCGGGCTGGTGCCGTAGAAGTTCTGCAGCACCAGTGCATAGGTGAAGAAGATGGCGTTGTAGAGGAACGACTGCGTGATCATCATGGTGGCACCGACCAGGGTGCGCTTCGGGTACTGCTTGAGGAGAACGTGGGCTATCTGCCTGAAGGGGATGCTTCCGGTCGCCTTCACCGTGATGGCCTGCGAGTCGTCAACGGGCGTCAGTTCACCACCCTCGCGTTCGACCCGCGCTTCGATGTCGTCGACGGTCTCTTCGGCCTCCTTCTCGCGGCCATGCGTCATGAGCCAGCGAGGACTCTCGGGGATATGCCGCCGCAGGAATATGACCCCGAGACCGAGGATCGGGCCGAGGAAGAAGCCGATGCGCCACCCGATGTTCTCGGCGAAGATGTCGGGGTTCAGCAGGAAGATGTTGGCGAAAGAACC includes the following:
- a CDS encoding RNase H family protein, whose translation is MTITASADGSALGNPGPAGWAWYIDENTWGAGGWPHGTNNMGELKAVLELFRATAHVDDDLHILCDSQYVINTVTKWMPGWKRKGWRKGDGKPVMNLDLIKEIDDAIVGRRYRFEWVKGHVGHELNEAADVRARGAAEAFARGRTPDSGPGFPGGLAPVTEPVSAPADASAETLF
- a CDS encoding acyl-CoA dehydrogenase family protein, with the translated sequence MPSSDNQPALSPTIALAETPFAVASWENDLIDAVGALCAGFATTAAEYDDKAEIAVDNLKALHDAGLSEAVLPKNLGGRGLSYQAFGEIVRMICEADPSTGTIFTMHSGAGVSLAQLTQETLGAFYADELRSGKRFSNALSEPTSGNKFLNPQQEALPVDGGWALDGAKRFVSGSEIADYLLVNALVDGEPTFFGVAPDESVTIIPIWDTLGLRATRSQLLSFNNTVLRVSQRGRAPLFTDFAVIPAGLPMISLGIADAALGAIIQHATNRMILGKPLSHQQWLQFEVAEVQSRLESVRAFIRQTLWQADQGVPAFFGNLSRAKYLANKIAVEVAQLGVRVGGASGFLKTSPIQRHLRDAQAGQLMAYSTEVLAGEIGRAVFGVTDVESN
- a CDS encoding SDR family oxidoreductase → MKIAVAGATGTVGRHVVAVAHERGHEVLALSRAAGVDLTSGLGLAEMLSGCQTVIDVTSLSTQSADESKRFFTLVTSHLLAAEVQAGVTHHIALSIVGSDRAPFGYYAGKAAQESLVTEAAVPWTILRATQFHEFARQIYGQVTIGPFTVIPTMISQPVAAREVAERLVFHAESGPNGLATDLAGPEVLRMADMVWRYSQAIGGTARVLEVPLPGGFGRALRNSTLVASPSANHGKQTFSEWVDSVERLSWR
- a CDS encoding MFS transporter; the protein is MTTTNTSSGGNTAAVKSLVPARMDRLPWTRFHWSIVVGLGFSWVLDGLEIQIVASAGYQSSLGMSSAEVGAAGTVYLLGQIAGALFFGRLADKLGRKKLFILTLAIYLVASAIAGLSFSIWFFYIFRFFAGMGIGGEYAAINSAIDELIPSKYRGRVDIAINGTYWGGAALGSFANIFLLNPDIFAENIGWRIGFFLGPILGLGVIFLRRHIPESPRWLMTHGREKEAEETVDDIEARVEREGGELTPVDDSQAITVKATGSIPFRQIAHVLLKQYPKRTLVGATMMITQSFLYNAIFFTYALVLQNFYGTSPSSTQYFFFPFAIGNLLGPLLLGHLFDVWGRRKMIFLTYGLAGVVLAVSAVLFQAGVLNATTQTIFWCVSFFFASAGASSAYLTVSEIFPLELRSQAISYFFALGQIAGAGAPLLYGILVGDGSDRGPLSIGYFVGAGVMIIGGVVALIFGVDAERKSLETVTAPLSLVTADKT
- a CDS encoding MmcQ/YjbR family DNA-binding protein — its product is MEREALTELAIRVAGSFPAVTRGQPFGEGTEVFKVVGKVFALVNLGDRPACLTLKCAPPHARSLVAGYESIIPGYHVNKQHWISIVAGEPEHPAAGPDPAPDIDETLVEDLIGNSYDIVVSLLPRDRRPVDPHAAPSTGTDTGASASTDASASTGASESESESARADEGLKSR
- a CDS encoding HNH endonuclease signature motif containing protein — protein: MAGFALHTQDSFASSGGGGPQWSSDQIVQRQVVLELAVALQLTEVDARRLVDTCEGLAGPFTATRDALAAGRVSYRHTETLVHRSHPLPREALGAYEKTVLPWARKVTVQRLDKIARACVEEVQPRTDSQRHTDAVTGRRTYLEPGSDGMAYLTLYTAAVEAAAIHNRATDMARSAKHNGDPRTLSQLKVDVLTDLMLNGDTHTPRVAPGIRARVNVTVPALTLLGRDHHGNPDPDQSSGPANLEGFGPIDRHTALTITRHAHSFTRILTDPATGAVLSYGRQRYKPPTDLDELIRLTHTECTFPTPCEPSTTADLDHTIAWGDGGETSYDNLSPLCASHHKVKHHTEWTILQTPNTNGRPPTITWTSPAGYEYTIDPTPLAKPIVRFANATVDGDNSDHRDNSDDPPF